A stretch of Desulfomonilaceae bacterium DNA encodes these proteins:
- a CDS encoding putative sulfate exporter family transporter, translating into MSGEATNLYGKQSVLESEDWWAVWLGLFVFLLGLGPIYGKDLLGWVVQNTVWVDISKSFKPISAGYASMSGITSAVLTYIFMLVLTSIGIVAMGKNLKRYIVSFTIIFWIVFGCMVAGNYAYIAATPDKQAAFKIPWSLSLGEMGFVIAMIIGLIIGNFFPSVAKFLEDAAKPEWFIKTGIVILGAAIGIKAVGALGLASTVIVRGVCAVAEAYLIYWPVVYYVSRRYFKFTPEWAAPLASGISICGVSAAIATGGAIRARPVVPVILSAVIIVFVAVELLFLPWLAQAFLYKEPMVAGAWMGLAVKSDGGAVASGAITDSLIRAKALADLGIKWEEGWMLMAATTTKVFIDVFIGVWAFVLAIIWSVYQIGQTGVSSGTSGGKVSASEIWDRFPKFVIGFTLTFVVLLVMGLNDPTIVKAAERGSGNANALRTIFFGLCFFSIGMVTNVRKLWAEGMGRIVAVYAVCLFGFILWVGLFISWIFYHGIMPPVLAQ; encoded by the coding sequence ATGTCAGGAGAAGCAACAAATCTCTACGGAAAACAGTCAGTTCTCGAAAGTGAAGATTGGTGGGCTGTATGGTTAGGGCTGTTCGTCTTTCTGCTGGGGCTCGGCCCGATCTATGGAAAGGACCTCCTGGGCTGGGTGGTCCAGAATACGGTTTGGGTTGACATCAGCAAATCATTCAAACCAATTTCAGCCGGATACGCGTCCATGTCTGGAATAACCTCCGCCGTGTTAACTTATATCTTTATGCTGGTCCTCACATCCATCGGCATTGTCGCGATGGGAAAGAACCTAAAAAGGTACATCGTCAGTTTCACCATAATTTTCTGGATCGTGTTCGGATGCATGGTCGCCGGTAACTACGCCTATATAGCGGCCACCCCGGACAAACAGGCGGCTTTTAAGATACCATGGTCCTTGAGTTTAGGCGAAATGGGTTTTGTCATAGCCATGATTATTGGCCTGATCATTGGGAATTTCTTCCCGTCAGTCGCCAAATTCCTGGAAGACGCGGCAAAACCTGAATGGTTCATAAAGACAGGTATAGTTATCCTTGGCGCGGCTATCGGAATAAAGGCCGTCGGAGCTTTGGGGCTCGCGAGCACGGTTATAGTTCGTGGAGTCTGCGCCGTGGCCGAAGCCTACTTGATTTACTGGCCTGTAGTTTACTACGTCTCACGCAGATATTTTAAATTTACGCCGGAATGGGCGGCTCCGCTCGCCTCCGGTATCTCCATCTGTGGAGTCTCCGCCGCGATTGCAACAGGTGGGGCGATACGGGCTCGCCCCGTGGTGCCTGTAATCCTTTCCGCAGTTATCATCGTTTTCGTCGCTGTTGAGCTTCTTTTCCTTCCCTGGCTCGCGCAGGCTTTTCTGTACAAAGAGCCTATGGTGGCCGGCGCATGGATGGGACTTGCGGTCAAAAGTGATGGTGGCGCCGTCGCCAGTGGGGCGATAACAGACTCGCTGATCAGAGCCAAGGCCCTTGCGGATCTGGGAATCAAGTGGGAGGAAGGCTGGATGCTTATGGCCGCTACTACCACCAAAGTTTTCATCGACGTCTTTATCGGGGTGTGGGCTTTCGTTCTGGCTATCATCTGGTCGGTTTACCAGATTGGTCAAACCGGAGTTTCTAGCGGTACCAGCGGCGGCAAAGTCTCGGCCAGCGAGATATGGGACAGGTTCCCCAAGTTCGTAATAGGTTTCACTCTTACATTCGTGGTTCTGTTGGTCATGGGTCTGAACGATCCAACTATAGTGAAGGCGGCAGAAAGAGGATCCGGCAATGCAAACGCGCTGAGGACTATCTTCTTTGGCCTATGTTTTTTCTCGATCGGTATGGTGACCAATGTCCGGAAACTGTGGGCCGAAGGAATGGGACGTATAGTTGCGGTCTACGCTGTATGTCTATTCGGGTTCATCCTTTGGGTGGGTCTGTTTATATCCTGGATCTTCTATCATGGCATCATGCCACCGGTGTTAGCCCAATAA
- a CDS encoding efflux RND transporter permease subunit produces the protein MWIVRLALRRPYTVAVMSTLIFVLGVLSLSRMQVDIFPVIDIPVVVVVWNYPGLSPEDMERRIVLISERAYSTTVNGIQRIESQCIPSIGLIKLYFYPGSEIGTAIAQVSSVSNTLLRIAPPGIQPPIIIQFNASNVPVAQLTVSSQTLSEEKVFDYGLNFIRVRLFTIPGLSTPAPFGGKVRDIKVDIDPNALASRSLSPADVVSALQSSNVILPAGTARIGELEYNVLINSSPALLEEFNRIPIKIVGDAVVYLGDVATVTDSYAEQTNIVRVNGEKATYLAILKHSDASTLAVVQATKDVLPLIKEVAPEGLEIKLDFDQSLFVRAAIEGVVREALLASILVSLMILVFLGSLRTMIIVIISIPLSILTSIVGLNLLGHSINIMTLGGLALAIGMLVDDATVEVENITRNLRMGKPATVAILDGARQVAVPAIVATLAVCVVFFPVVLLYGPAKYLFTPLALAVVMAMVASYVLSRTLVPTLARMLMTGEHNESSNPEIPARTVGAFSRIIGRLNHWRDRGFEKLQARYSSALETVLRHRIYTLVLSGLLVIISLPLITIVGTDFFPSVDAGMMKLHFRAPIGTRIEETDRIVSRVEKRIREVIPPDEIDTINVMIGVPIFYNLGFVQTDNIGGMDADILIALKPGHQPTIHYTDALRKVLSHDFPDSTFYFQPADIVTQVLNFGAPSPIDVQIESLDLARSYGYANKLRDAMMEIPGATDVHINQVLDYPSLQVDVDRTLAAKLGLTERDVANSVLISLSSSILVAPSFYVNPDNNVNYNVVVQMPIKLVSSIDDLNSIPLTPPLSPGDLVTPSTLPAPTAVPTIPAQTLANVGTITHSVTPENISHYTVQRVLNVDANVEGRDLGSVARDIQKKIEELGTLPPGTRIALRGQYEVMERSFKSLGMGLILAVLFVYLLMVVLFQSWLDPFIIIMAVPGALVGILWILTLTGTTINVESLMGSIMAVGVATSNSILLVSFANDYRLEGRASPGQAALEAGKTRLRPVLMTALAMILGMLPMALALGEAGEQNAPLGRAVIGGLLVATVATLFLVPVIYSLLRKDLPTKQILERRFLAEERGEKWSGKL, from the coding sequence ATGTGGATAGTCCGTCTTGCTTTACGCCGTCCATACACCGTTGCTGTCATGTCGACACTGATTTTTGTTTTGGGGGTCCTTTCGCTCAGCAGAATGCAGGTGGACATTTTCCCAGTAATTGACATACCTGTGGTAGTGGTCGTCTGGAATTATCCGGGACTTTCCCCGGAAGACATGGAACGACGAATTGTCCTTATAAGTGAGCGGGCTTATTCCACCACGGTAAACGGCATTCAGCGGATAGAATCCCAGTGTATCCCCAGCATAGGTCTAATAAAGCTATATTTTTACCCCGGCAGTGAAATAGGGACGGCCATCGCTCAGGTTTCGTCAGTTTCAAATACACTTTTGAGAATAGCCCCTCCAGGTATTCAACCACCCATCATAATCCAGTTTAACGCGTCCAACGTCCCTGTGGCCCAACTGACAGTTTCCAGTCAGACTCTTTCTGAAGAAAAAGTTTTCGACTATGGATTAAACTTCATCAGAGTAAGGCTTTTTACAATACCGGGCCTGTCTACTCCTGCTCCATTCGGAGGGAAAGTTCGCGATATCAAGGTCGACATTGATCCGAACGCTCTGGCTTCCCGGAGCCTGTCTCCCGCGGACGTAGTCAGTGCGCTTCAATCGTCAAACGTCATACTTCCTGCAGGTACGGCTCGCATAGGCGAGCTTGAATACAACGTTCTCATCAATTCAAGTCCCGCGTTGCTGGAGGAGTTCAACCGCATCCCTATAAAGATTGTCGGCGACGCCGTCGTGTATCTCGGAGACGTGGCGACTGTCACAGACAGTTATGCGGAGCAGACCAACATTGTAAGAGTAAACGGCGAGAAGGCGACATATCTAGCGATTTTAAAACATTCCGACGCTTCCACGTTGGCCGTGGTTCAGGCTACCAAGGATGTCTTACCATTGATCAAGGAGGTTGCCCCGGAAGGCCTCGAAATCAAATTGGACTTCGATCAGTCCCTGTTTGTCAGAGCTGCGATTGAGGGGGTTGTTCGTGAGGCTCTTCTTGCTTCGATCCTGGTTTCACTCATGATCCTGGTTTTTCTTGGAAGCCTGCGCACCATGATCATCGTGATCATTTCCATACCACTGTCCATACTGACGTCAATAGTAGGACTCAATCTCCTCGGCCATAGCATCAACATCATGACTCTGGGCGGGCTCGCCCTGGCAATAGGTATGCTGGTTGACGACGCTACCGTTGAGGTAGAAAACATAACCAGGAACTTGCGTATGGGGAAACCTGCGACCGTGGCGATTCTTGATGGAGCGCGACAGGTGGCGGTCCCGGCCATCGTAGCCACGTTGGCGGTATGTGTGGTATTTTTCCCTGTAGTCTTGCTTTACGGTCCTGCAAAATACCTTTTTACTCCACTGGCCTTAGCCGTCGTTATGGCCATGGTGGCTTCTTACGTGCTCTCCAGGACATTGGTGCCTACGCTTGCCAGAATGCTGATGACCGGTGAGCATAATGAATCGTCCAACCCAGAGATACCGGCGCGGACAGTCGGCGCTTTTTCTCGAATCATCGGAAGATTGAACCACTGGAGAGATCGTGGGTTTGAGAAGCTTCAGGCGAGGTACAGCAGCGCTCTGGAAACAGTTCTACGTCACAGGATTTACACTCTCGTATTGTCTGGACTGCTGGTCATTATTAGTTTGCCTCTGATCACAATTGTAGGGACCGATTTCTTCCCTAGCGTCGACGCCGGCATGATGAAGCTTCATTTTCGCGCCCCAATCGGCACCCGAATTGAGGAAACCGACCGTATTGTCTCCCGTGTGGAAAAACGGATTCGTGAGGTAATCCCGCCTGATGAGATAGACACGATAAATGTCATGATTGGGGTCCCGATATTTTATAATCTAGGCTTCGTTCAAACAGACAACATAGGTGGCATGGACGCCGACATCCTAATCGCGTTAAAACCGGGACATCAACCAACTATCCATTATACTGACGCATTGAGAAAGGTTCTGTCACATGATTTTCCCGACTCAACATTCTATTTTCAGCCCGCTGACATTGTTACACAGGTGTTAAACTTCGGAGCGCCGTCTCCAATTGACGTCCAGATAGAGAGCCTCGACCTAGCCCGATCGTACGGGTACGCGAACAAATTGCGTGATGCCATGATGGAGATCCCAGGAGCTACTGATGTTCATATCAACCAGGTCCTGGATTATCCCTCACTACAGGTCGACGTAGATAGGACTCTTGCCGCCAAACTGGGTTTGACTGAACGAGATGTGGCCAATAGCGTTCTGATTTCTCTTTCCTCAAGTATTCTTGTAGCCCCATCTTTTTATGTAAATCCAGATAACAACGTCAATTACAATGTTGTCGTCCAGATGCCCATCAAGCTGGTTTCATCCATAGATGATCTTAACTCCATTCCACTAACGCCTCCACTTTCGCCCGGAGACCTGGTCACTCCGTCGACTCTGCCCGCTCCAACTGCTGTTCCTACAATACCAGCCCAGACGTTGGCGAATGTCGGGACCATAACCCACAGTGTAACCCCAGAAAACATTTCCCATTATACCGTTCAACGGGTGCTGAACGTCGACGCTAATGTGGAAGGTAGGGATCTAGGTTCTGTAGCCAGAGACATCCAGAAAAAGATCGAAGAATTGGGGACGCTTCCACCTGGGACACGCATAGCTCTTCGCGGCCAGTATGAAGTAATGGAACGATCCTTCAAGAGTCTGGGGATGGGTTTGATTCTTGCGGTATTATTCGTTTATCTGCTAATGGTTGTGTTGTTTCAATCCTGGCTGGATCCTTTTATCATCATCATGGCCGTCCCTGGAGCCCTGGTCGGCATCCTCTGGATTCTCACTCTTACCGGGACGACCATTAACGTAGAGTCTTTAATGGGTTCGATTATGGCCGTAGGTGTGGCTACGTCGAATTCTATTTTGTTGGTAAGTTTCGCTAACGACTATCGTCTCGAGGGCAGAGCGTCTCCTGGTCAGGCCGCTCTGGAAGCCGGTAAAACACGGCTGAGGCCGGTCTTGATGACTGCTCTTGCGATGATTTTGGGAATGCTCCCGATGGCCTTGGCCCTAGGCGAGGCCGGCGAACAAAATGCGCCGTTGGGAAGAGCGGTAATCGGAGGTCTTCTGGTGGCCACGGTCGCGACTCTTTTCCTGGTGCCCGTTATCTACTCCCTGTTGCGAAAGGATCTTCCCACAAAGCAAATACTGGAAAGAAGGTTCCTGGCTGAAGAACGGGGAGAAAAGTGGTCCGGTAAACTTTAA
- a CDS encoding efflux RND transporter periplasmic adaptor subunit, producing MRNSNPELKSNGKAGKLFIFGGAAVVIVALAIVVAQYKIRDNYLSEERKTRLAGLKSSYRVRVVPVTKSPTTRSISLVGDAFPYANVTLYSKISGFLKDINVDKGSRVKAGEVLAVIESPELNSQYKAALADAKDKEADAERARGLYKTGAMSWQDTERLEAAAQVAKNTAEALRAQKEYELITAPFDGTVTARYADPGALVQSAATTETSALPLVAVSQIDRLRVYVYPDQSVAGSIKVGDKAIIVDAARPDTRISGAVSRTSGELNLKTRTLLVEIDVDNRENKILAGSSVQVTLSFSVPEYPQVPAEALLIRNGKKFVAIVTQDNRVRFQPISIQESNGKVLRIGSGLNEGELVAINLGNKIADGAEVEPIKESAER from the coding sequence ATGCGCAACTCGAATCCTGAATTGAAGTCAAACGGAAAGGCAGGCAAGCTGTTTATTTTTGGTGGAGCTGCTGTGGTCATTGTTGCTCTGGCAATCGTTGTCGCACAATATAAAATTCGGGACAACTACCTTAGCGAAGAGCGCAAGACAAGGCTTGCCGGTTTGAAATCCAGTTATCGAGTCCGGGTTGTCCCTGTGACCAAGTCTCCTACGACTCGATCAATTTCCCTGGTTGGGGACGCGTTCCCATACGCTAATGTAACTTTGTATTCAAAGATCAGCGGGTTCCTTAAGGATATAAATGTCGATAAGGGGTCTCGGGTAAAGGCAGGAGAAGTTCTCGCTGTGATCGAGTCTCCTGAGCTGAATAGCCAATACAAAGCCGCTCTGGCCGACGCAAAAGACAAAGAGGCTGACGCTGAAAGAGCAAGAGGTCTTTACAAGACAGGGGCCATGTCCTGGCAGGACACTGAAAGGTTAGAAGCGGCTGCCCAGGTTGCTAAAAACACAGCGGAAGCGCTCAGAGCCCAAAAAGAATATGAGTTAATCACGGCTCCATTTGATGGAACTGTAACAGCGAGGTACGCTGATCCAGGCGCACTGGTCCAGAGCGCGGCCACGACCGAAACATCCGCCCTACCTTTAGTAGCGGTCTCCCAGATCGACAGATTGAGGGTATATGTATATCCAGACCAGAGCGTCGCTGGTTCAATCAAGGTCGGAGACAAGGCTATAATCGTTGACGCTGCGCGACCTGATACGAGAATATCTGGAGCAGTATCGAGAACTAGTGGAGAGCTAAATCTTAAGACTCGTACACTCCTCGTCGAGATTGACGTTGACAATCGGGAGAACAAAATTCTTGCAGGTAGTTCTGTGCAGGTCACTCTGAGTTTCAGCGTCCCGGAATATCCCCAGGTTCCTGCGGAGGCTCTATTAATAAGAAATGGAAAGAAATTTGTGGCGATCGTAACTCAAGACAATCGGGTACGCTTTCAGCCAATTTCGATACAGGAAAGTAACGGGAAGGTTCTGAGAATCGGTTCCGGCCTCAACGAAGGTGAGCTGGTGGCGATTAATCTGGGAAACAAGATTGCTGACGGCGCCGAGGTCGAGCCCATCAAAGAATCGGCTGAGCGTTGA
- a CDS encoding sigma-54 dependent transcriptional regulator — protein sequence MGSEMDFQNHLPALLVVDDEPDFLRGLARSIPKEIPYRVLTASTGAEALDVIDGQPVELVLTDIRMPDMNGIELLDEIKVRDPFITVVVMTAYGTIETAIEAIKKGAYDFVQKPFTPDEINRLLKKALERNNLVRENINLKNKLTASSAADLFMWGGPGIRKIVRTIRTVASLNVTVLVRGESGTGKEIAARHIHLLSPRSERRMVTVNLPTLPESLLESELFGYSKGAFTGADTEKKGLIQEAAGSTLFLDEIGDISPAIQTKLLRLIQEKEIKPLGSSVAKLLDVRIIASTNSDLEAKIEDRSFREDLFYRLNVVSILMPPLREIPEDIPILAQRFVHEASGEFNLPPKKISVEAARHLESQPWPGNIRQLRNVIQKALIFSKGERLELGDFKEEPDKADLNRENAGDIKLPFRVARDKLVNDFTGRYLSQALKRNGGNISAAARESGLERQHFQKLIKKLGIKITSFRSGRQ from the coding sequence ATGGGTAGCGAGATGGATTTTCAGAATCATTTGCCTGCGCTGCTCGTTGTGGATGATGAACCAGATTTTCTTCGCGGTTTGGCCAGAAGCATACCTAAAGAAATACCATACAGGGTGTTGACTGCATCAACCGGCGCTGAAGCCCTGGACGTGATAGACGGGCAGCCAGTGGAACTAGTCCTAACGGATATACGAATGCCCGACATGAATGGGATCGAGCTTCTGGATGAAATTAAAGTTCGCGACCCATTTATCACCGTTGTCGTAATGACGGCTTATGGAACAATAGAAACAGCGATAGAAGCCATAAAAAAGGGAGCTTATGATTTCGTCCAAAAGCCGTTTACGCCGGATGAGATTAACCGCCTGCTTAAAAAGGCGCTGGAACGCAATAACCTTGTCAGGGAAAATATTAATTTAAAGAATAAACTAACCGCTTCTTCCGCCGCGGATCTTTTCATGTGGGGCGGGCCTGGAATTAGAAAGATAGTCAGAACGATCAGGACTGTAGCGTCTCTGAACGTTACGGTCCTAGTTAGAGGTGAATCCGGGACAGGCAAGGAGATTGCAGCCAGACACATTCACTTGCTCAGCCCAAGGTCGGAACGCCGCATGGTCACGGTAAACCTCCCTACCCTACCGGAATCTCTGCTGGAATCGGAGCTTTTCGGATACTCAAAGGGGGCGTTTACTGGCGCTGATACCGAGAAAAAGGGCCTTATTCAGGAGGCTGCGGGGAGCACATTGTTTCTGGATGAGATAGGCGACATTTCGCCGGCTATCCAGACCAAGCTTCTGAGACTCATCCAGGAAAAGGAAATAAAACCACTGGGTTCGTCAGTAGCCAAGTTGCTGGATGTGAGAATAATAGCTTCCACCAACAGCGATCTTGAGGCCAAAATAGAGGACAGATCGTTCAGGGAAGACCTTTTCTACCGACTTAACGTTGTGTCGATCCTGATGCCGCCGCTCAGAGAAATTCCCGAGGACATACCCATACTCGCCCAGAGGTTCGTGCATGAAGCTTCCGGCGAATTCAATCTTCCTCCAAAGAAAATTTCAGTCGAAGCTGCAAGACATCTTGAGAGTCAACCCTGGCCGGGCAACATAAGGCAGTTGCGCAATGTGATTCAGAAAGCCTTGATATTCAGCAAGGGAGAGCGCCTGGAGTTGGGTGACTTCAAGGAAGAGCCTGACAAGGCCGATCTAAATCGTGAGAATGCCGGAGACATAAAGTTACCGTTTAGAGTGGCAAGGGATAAACTCGTGAACGATTTTACGGGCAGATACCTCTCCCAGGCGTTGAAGCGCAATGGCGGCAACATCTCAGCGGCGGCTCGTGAAAGTGGTCTGGAGAGGCAGCACTTTCAAAAACTGATCAAGAAACTGGGGATAAAAATTACTTCGTTTCGGTCCGGGCGCCAATAA
- a CDS encoding DUF3365 domain-containing protein — translation MQEQPVTESTASHALSLQTKFSLGIIAILGLFTCLLSYGLYRQLENSLISNVYEKSEIILAELEATRKYVAEILRPKVSTLVASDEFILEAMSTAYVSRQIMERFQTTFPDFGYKRAAINPRELRNQADAFEKDVLLRFEQDPRLKEWHGIVRRDNERFFVRMSPIYTETSCLRCHGTPDEAPAKLIGLYGPEFGFGRKQGDISGMDVLSFPVESAMGQIRRRALGVLGPGLLAIVAAMIMVIALFKTLVVNRIGFVKEFFSEFVSDGGDLSRRIETKQNDEIGRLCSSFNVMADKLNNIMKERDTLLVESYEQREKMRSIIDGITDKLMLIKPDRSVLMANKASISEIHGNQQDLKCYQLIHELDTPCSGCLLEKTIDEKTPTFGEVCHGNKEIYLAHFYPIRNRQTGQVESVVHYCKSITEKKRMEQHMMQAEKLASLGQMVAGVAHELNNPLGLILFYSELLKKELPGESGHLMDIEVIEKHTETCRTVVRDLLHFSRNVETIPVPGLLNDSIEQVILVLEKQFSKDGIRVERNFDCSLPPICFDDNRLKQVWMNLILNARHAIKHSDGVITVSTSCNKKSGLVSVTIRDNGEGMAPEIINKIFDPFFTTKKTGEGTGLGLSVSYGIVKDHGGEITVWSELTKGSTFTVTLPEKVREQAHG, via the coding sequence ATGCAAGAGCAACCGGTAACCGAATCTACGGCCTCACACGCCCTTTCATTACAGACCAAGTTCAGTCTCGGTATTATTGCCATACTGGGGCTATTCACATGCCTACTGTCTTACGGCCTGTATAGGCAGCTCGAAAATTCCCTGATCTCCAATGTGTATGAGAAGTCCGAGATCATCCTCGCCGAACTGGAGGCTACACGCAAGTATGTCGCAGAAATATTAAGACCGAAGGTCTCTACTCTGGTTGCTTCCGACGAGTTCATCCTGGAAGCCATGTCCACGGCGTATGTTTCCAGGCAAATAATGGAACGGTTTCAGACGACCTTTCCGGATTTCGGGTACAAAAGAGCGGCGATCAATCCGAGAGAATTACGAAACCAAGCGGACGCTTTCGAAAAGGACGTACTTCTGAGATTTGAGCAGGACCCACGTCTGAAGGAATGGCACGGCATAGTCAGAAGAGATAACGAGCGGTTTTTTGTACGGATGTCCCCCATATACACGGAAACTTCCTGCTTGAGATGCCATGGGACCCCTGATGAAGCGCCGGCCAAATTAATAGGACTTTACGGACCGGAATTTGGATTTGGCAGAAAACAGGGAGACATTAGCGGGATGGATGTGCTTTCGTTCCCCGTTGAGAGCGCTATGGGACAGATTCGGAGGCGGGCCTTGGGTGTGTTGGGGCCAGGGCTCCTGGCTATTGTGGCCGCGATGATTATGGTCATCGCCCTGTTCAAAACATTAGTTGTTAACAGAATCGGATTCGTTAAGGAATTCTTCTCGGAGTTTGTTTCCGATGGAGGAGATCTTAGTCGTAGAATTGAGACCAAGCAGAATGACGAAATAGGGAGACTCTGTTCTTCGTTCAACGTCATGGCGGACAAACTTAACAATATTATGAAAGAGAGGGACACTCTCCTCGTTGAATCATACGAACAACGTGAAAAGATGCGTTCCATCATCGATGGTATCACCGACAAGCTTATGTTGATAAAGCCTGACAGATCGGTCCTTATGGCCAACAAAGCCTCAATTTCAGAGATACACGGAAATCAGCAGGACCTTAAATGTTATCAACTGATTCATGAACTCGATACTCCTTGTTCCGGCTGCCTTCTCGAGAAGACCATTGACGAGAAAACACCGACATTCGGTGAGGTATGTCACGGAAATAAGGAGATTTACCTGGCTCATTTCTATCCCATCCGCAACAGGCAAACCGGACAGGTTGAAAGTGTGGTTCATTATTGCAAGTCAATAACTGAAAAGAAGCGGATGGAGCAGCACATGATGCAGGCCGAGAAACTTGCGTCGCTTGGACAGATGGTGGCGGGTGTGGCTCACGAGCTGAACAACCCGCTAGGATTGATCCTTTTTTACTCAGAACTGCTGAAAAAGGAACTTCCTGGAGAATCCGGGCATCTCATGGACATCGAGGTAATCGAAAAACATACCGAGACATGCCGCACCGTGGTCAGGGATCTGCTCCATTTTTCGAGAAACGTCGAAACGATACCGGTTCCAGGGCTCCTCAACGACAGCATAGAGCAAGTGATACTAGTGCTGGAGAAACAGTTCTCGAAAGATGGAATTAGAGTAGAGAGAAATTTCGATTGCTCGCTTCCTCCGATTTGTTTTGACGACAACAGGCTGAAACAGGTCTGGATGAATCTGATACTCAACGCAAGACACGCTATCAAGCACAGCGACGGCGTAATAACTGTGAGCACGTCCTGTAACAAAAAGAGCGGATTAGTCTCAGTGACTATAAGAGATAACGGAGAAGGAATGGCGCCTGAGATTATTAACAAGATCTTCGACCCATTCTTCACCACCAAGAAGACAGGGGAAGGAACAGGGCTGGGTCTGTCCGTAAGCTACGGAATTGTAAAGGATCATGGAGGAGAAATCACAGTTTGGAGTGAGTTGACAAAGGGCTCCACTTTCACGGTCACTCTCCCCGAAAAAGTCAGGGAACAGGCTCATGGGTAG
- a CDS encoding HPP family protein, whose protein sequence is MHLTRTLHPPAGATALNAVIGGAKVHQLGFVYPILPVALGAFILLAVALVFNNIPRNRRYPEFWI, encoded by the coding sequence ATGCATCTTACCCGAACCCTCCATCCGCCAGCCGGCGCAACGGCCTTGAACGCCGTAATAGGCGGGGCCAAAGTCCATCAACTCGGTTTTGTTTATCCGATCCTTCCAGTCGCGTTAGGCGCGTTTATCCTTCTGGCTGTGGCGCTGGTTTTTAACAACATACCTAGAAACCGACGTTATCCGGAATTTTGGATTTAG
- a CDS encoding choloylglycine hydrolase family protein, translated as MTKRLIAFSITLMSLALLTGPKVAPCCMWFTLAATDGSIMVSRTMEFGVPLNYKIVVSPRNMSFQSQAPNGKTGLSWKTRYGFVGYYGAGPEGAVADGMNEVGLTVGGLWFEPNTKYQEVKTGEESKALSLVLTGPWILGNFSTVDEVRRELRNVVIFGDFVKELNMVPPLHFAVSDATGKMIVIEYEDGKLNIYDAPLGILTNAPKFPWHMTNLRQYIGMTNSTPARGVLDNEKLYPTGHGSGMFGVPGDMTPPSRFVRLALVVKSVERQPDVEKNLNLAQHIVNSFDISKGLIIEKARDGKVTNSETTQFATFKDLTNRVMYQRTYENLEVTKIDLKKLDFGGNKFNYIPFSPNPQTYSDITDQAQ; from the coding sequence ATGACAAAGCGCCTCATCGCATTTAGCATAACTCTTATGAGCTTGGCTCTATTGACTGGACCCAAGGTAGCGCCGTGCTGCATGTGGTTCACCCTGGCGGCTACAGATGGCTCGATCATGGTGAGCAGAACCATGGAGTTTGGTGTGCCTCTGAATTATAAAATAGTTGTTTCTCCGCGGAACATGAGTTTCCAAAGCCAGGCTCCAAACGGCAAAACTGGATTAAGCTGGAAAACTAGATACGGCTTCGTCGGATATTACGGCGCTGGTCCAGAAGGAGCGGTAGCTGATGGTATGAACGAGGTTGGGCTTACCGTTGGAGGACTGTGGTTTGAACCAAACACCAAATATCAAGAGGTAAAGACAGGAGAAGAGTCCAAAGCTCTGAGTCTTGTGTTGACAGGGCCATGGATTCTAGGAAATTTCTCCACTGTCGATGAAGTGAGGAGAGAACTGCGCAACGTGGTAATCTTCGGGGACTTCGTCAAGGAATTAAACATGGTTCCTCCTCTCCATTTTGCCGTATCGGACGCGACCGGCAAAATGATTGTAATTGAGTATGAGGACGGAAAACTTAATATCTACGATGCCCCATTGGGCATACTTACAAACGCTCCGAAATTCCCTTGGCATATGACAAATTTGCGCCAGTACATAGGCATGACAAACTCAACACCGGCCCGAGGAGTCCTTGACAACGAAAAACTTTATCCCACAGGTCACGGATCCGGAATGTTCGGCGTTCCAGGAGACATGACTCCGCCAAGCCGCTTTGTGAGACTGGCTCTAGTTGTAAAATCCGTTGAACGACAACCTGATGTTGAGAAAAATCTTAATCTAGCCCAACACATTGTAAATTCATTCGATATCTCGAAAGGCTTGATCATTGAAAAGGCTAGGGACGGAAAAGTGACAAATTCAGAGACTACCCAGTTCGCCACGTTCAAAGACCTTACCAACAGGGTCATGTACCAGAGAACTTACGAAAATCTGGAAGTGACTAAAATAGATTTAAAGAAACTGGATTTTGGCGGCAACAAGTTCAATTACATTCCTTTTAGCCCGAATCCGCAAACCTATTCTGATATTACTGATCAAGCCCAATAG